The proteins below come from a single Oncorhynchus keta strain PuntledgeMale-10-30-2019 chromosome 32, Oket_V2, whole genome shotgun sequence genomic window:
- the LOC118365099 gene encoding uncharacterized protein LOC118365099 isoform X4 gives MSSLSYSFPAKEGEVCWTEKEAPVKEEDEEVDISVKQEGEEEAVTVKEEEDAFRVKEEEDAVYGVKEEEETGYLGPVSQTHLNKASSGSNDEFSHKMVLRNRSLINTKGAARQHNLARGSRSSTQPGQREPLVNTTWPEGAARQHNLARGSRSSTQPGQREPLVNTTWPDGAPPPLLDFVNSAVLLLKFAD, from the exons ATGAGTTCACTAAGTTACTCTTTTCCTGCTAAAGAAGgggaggtctgctggacggagaaagaagctcCCGTGAAAGAGGAGGACGAAGAGGTGGATATCTCAGTAAAacaagaaggagaggaggaggccgttactgtgaaagaagaggaagacgcgttcagagtgaaagaggaggaggatgcagtttatggagtgaaagaggaggaggaaactgGATATCTGGGCCCGGTTTCTCAAACGCATCTTAATAAGGCATCCAGTGGTTCTAACGATGAATTTAGCCATAAGATGGTTTTGAGAAACCGTTCCCTGATTAACACTA AGGGAGCCGCTCGTCAACACAACCTGGCCAGAGGGAGCCGCTCGTCAACACAACCTGGCCAGAGGGAGCCGCTCGTCAACACAACCTGGCCAGAGGGAGCCGCTCGTCAACACAACCTGGCCAGAGGGAGCCGCTCGTCAACACAACCTGGCCAGAGGGAGCCGCTCGTCAACACAACCTGGCCAGATGGAGCCCCCCCTCCGCTGCTGGACTTCGTAAATTCTGCCGTTCTGCTCCTGAAGTTTGCAGACTAA